In Mercurialis annua linkage group LG5, ddMerAnnu1.2, whole genome shotgun sequence, a single genomic region encodes these proteins:
- the LOC126680672 gene encoding nuclear pore complex protein NUP155 isoform X2, producing MKLILVGVCCSGGGDGADPFAEISLQPLQEYTVPSDGVTMTCIACTDTGRIFLAGRDGHVYELHYTTGSGWHKRCRKVCLTAGLGSVISRWVVPNVFKFGAVDPIVEMVVDNERQILYARTEEMKLQVFLLGPDGDGSLKKVAEERNLISHKDTHYGGRQSTGPRASSRSAKPSIVSISPLSTVESKWLHLVVVLSDGRRMYLSTTSSAGNNGTVGGFSRFNQRPNCLKVVTTRPSPPIGVSGGLTFGAVSLASRNPNEDLTLKVETSYYSAGTLILSDSSPPTMSSLVIVNRDSTSQSSASGSLGASPRGSRALREIVSSLPVEGRMLFVADALPLPDTAATVQSLYSELEFFGFESSVESFEKSSGKLWARGDLSTQHILPRRRIVVFSTMGLMEVVFNRPVDILRRLFESNSPRSILEDFFNRFGAGEAAAMCLMLAARIVHSETLISNVVGEKAAETFEDPRVVGMPQLDGMNALSNTRTTTGGFSMGQVVQEAEPVFSGAYEGLCLCSSRLLFPLWEFPVFVSKGGSVSSSAASESGVVTCRLSSEVMKVLENKIRSLEKFLRSRRNHRRGLYGCVAGLGDMTGSILYGGASDLGTSDRSMVRNLFGAYSRNVESAVGGTLNKRQRLPYSPAELAAMEVRAMECIRQLLLRSGEALFLLQLLSQHHIARLVQGFDANILQTLVQLTFHQLVCSEDGDRVATMLISALMEYYTGPDGRGTVDDISGRLREGCPSYFKESDYKFFLAVECLERATLTPDPVEKENLAKEAFNALSKVPESADLRTVCKRFEDLRFYEAVVRLPLQKAQVLDPAGDAFSDQIDAAIREHARAQREQCYEIITSALRSLKGDTPQREFGSPARPSPVRLVLDQASRRKYICQIVQLGVQSPDRLFHEYLYRTMIDLGLENELLEYGGPDLVPFLQNAGRETLQEMRAATSSTGRSGAPINANQAKAFDLLARYYVSKRQHMLAAHILLRLAERRSTDTRDVPTLEQRRQYLSNAVLQAKNASDSGDLAGSTKGALDSGLLDLLEGKLAVLRFQIKIKDELEAVASRLESSSSMSESEQNGPVPDNNANPEYAKIALEKAKELSLDLKSITQLYNEYAVPFELWEICLEMLYFANYSGDADSSIVKETWGRLIDQALSRGGIAEACSVLKKVGSHMYPGDGAILPLDTLCLHLEKAALERLESGIEAVGDEDVARALLAACKGAIEPVLNAYDQLLSNGAILPSPNLRLRLLRSVLLILREWAMSILAQRMGTTTSGASLILGGTLSRQQTMSINQGIRDKITSASNRYMTEVRRLPLPQTKTEAVYRGFRELEESLISSFSFDRL from the exons ATGAAG CTGATTCTTGTCGGTGTATGTTGTTCTGGAGGGGGAGATGGTGCTGATCCATTTGCAGAGATTTCACTACAGCCTTTGCAAGAGTACACAGTCCCGTCTGATGGTGTTACAATGACTTGTATTGCATGTACTGATACGGGTCGTATCTTCCTGGCCGGTCGTGATGGTCATGTTTATGAGTTGCATTACACCACTGGTTCAGGGTGGCATAAGAGATGTCGTAAGGTTTGCCTTACTGCTGGGTTGGGTAGTGTCATCTCAAG GTGGGTTGTCCCAAATGTATTTAAGTTTGGAGCTGTTGATCCCATCGTTGAAATGGTTGTTGACAATGAGAGACAAATTTTATATGCACGAACTGAGGAGATGAAGCTTCAGGTTTTCCTTCTAGGGCCAGATGGAGATGGTTCACTGAAGAAAGTGGCAGAAGAAAGAAATTTGATCAGTCACAAGGATACACATTATGGAGGTAGACAGTCAACAGGACCAAGAGCCTCAAGTAGATCAGCAAAACCATCTATAGTTAGCATTTCACCTCTATCCACAGTGGAATCCAAATGGTTGCACCTTGTCGTTGTTTTATCTGATGGGCGAAGGATGTACCTGTCTACTACTTCATCTGCTGGAAATAATGGTACAGTTGGCGGTTTTAGTCGATTCAATCAGAGACCAAACTGCTTAAAAGTAGTAACAACTAGGCCCTCTCCTCCCATAGGCGTCAGTGGTGGACTTACCTTTGGAGCTGTATCTCTTGCCAGTAGAAATCCAAATGAGGATCTCACACTAAAAGTTGAAACATCTTATTATTCTGCTGGAACTCTTATTCTTTCTGATTCATCCCCACCAACTATGTCTTCTCTTGTCATTGTGAACAGAGACTCAACTTCACAATCGTCTGCTTCAGGTAGTTTAGGTGCAAGCCCAAGGGGTTCTCGAGCTCTAAGAGAGATTGTGTCTTCTCTACCTGTTGAAGGCAGAATGCTTTTTGTGGCTGATGCATTACCTTTACCAGATACAGCTGCCACTGTGCAGTCATTATATTCAGAACTGGAATTTTTTGGTTTCGAAAGCTCAGTGGAGTCCTTTGAAAAGTCATCTGGAAAGCTTTGGGCTAGAGGTGATCTTTCGACCCAGCATATTCTTCCAAGGCGAAGAATTGTTGTTTTCAGTACCATGGGTTTGATGGAAGTAGTTTTTAACAGGCCTGTCGACATTCTGAGGAGGCTGTTTGAGTCCAATTCACCTAGATCAATCTTGGAAGATTTTTTCAATCGTTTTGGAGCTGGTGAGGCAGCCGCAATGTGTTTAATGCTAGCTGCTAGGATAGTTCATTCTGAGACTCTTATAAGCAATGTTGTTGGTGAGAAAGCAGCAGAAACATTTGAGGATCCAAGGGTTGTTGGAATGCCACAACTTGATGGTATGAATGCACTATCAAACACTAGAACAACAACTGGTGGTTTTAGTATGGGACAGGTTGTTCAGGAGGCTGAGCCTGTATTTTCAGGTGCATATGAAGGACTATGCTTGTGCTCATCAAGGTTACTTTTTCCTCTCTGGGAATTCCCTGTTTTTGTCAGCAAAGGTGGATCAGTTTCATCCAGTGCTGCATCTGAAAGTGGGGTAGTCACTTGCAGACTCTCTTCTGAGGTTATGAAGGTCCTTGAAAACAAAATTCGCTCTTTAGAGAAATTCTTGAGGTCCCGGAGGAACCACAGAAGGGGGCTTTATGGCTGTGTAGCTGGTTTAGGAGATATGACTGGTTCTATATTGTATGGAGGTGCTTCAGACTTGGGTACGAGCGACAGAAGTATGGTGAGGAACTTATTCGGTGCATACTCAAGGAATGTTGAGTCTGCTGTTGGTGGGACATTGAATAAAAGGCAGCGGTTACCTTATAGTCCTGCAGAGTTGGCTGCCATGGAG GTCAGGGCAATGGAGTGTATCAGACAATTACTTCTTCGATCTGGTGAAGCTTTATTTTTGCTACAGCTTCTTAGTCAGCATCATATTGCACGCTTGGTTCAGGGCTTTGATGCTAATATACTACAGACATTGGTGCAATTAACATTTCATCAGCTAGTTTGTTCTGAGGACGGTGATCGTGTTGCTACGATGTTAATATCTGCGCTAATGGAG TATTATACTGGTCCTGATGGAAGAGGCACAGTGGATGATATTAGTGGGAGACTACGGGAGGGCTGTCCAAGCTATTTCAAGGAGTCAGATTACAAATTTTTCCTGGCTGTGGAATGTCTTGAACGAGCTACTTTAACTCCAGACCCCGTGGAGAAGGAGAATCTTGCTAAGGAAGCCTTCAACGCCTTAAGCAAAGTTCCAGAGTCCGCAGATTTAAGAACTGTTTGCAAAAGATTCGAGGACTTGAG ATTTTATGAAGCCGTGGTGCGGTTGCCTCTGCAGAAGGCTCAGGTTCTTGATCCTGCTGGTGATGCTTTCAGTGACCAAATCGATGCAGCAATTAGGGAACATGCACGTGCTCAGCGTGAACAATGCTATGAGATAATTACTAGTGCTTTACGTTCTCTAAAAGGGGACACACCGCAAAGGGAGTTTGGATCTCCAGCGAGACCTTCTCCCGTGCGGTTAGTGCTTGATCAGGCTTCTCGACGGAAATATATATGCCAGATTGTTCAGCTGGGTGTCCAATCCCCAGACAGATTGTTTCATGAGTATCTGTACCGGACTATGATTGATTTGGGCCTTGAAAATGAGCTGTTGGAGTATGGAGGGCCAGATTTAGTGCCTTTCTTACAGAATGCTGGCCGTGAAACTTTACAAGAG ATGCGGGCTGCAACTTCTTCCACTGGCCGTTCAGGTGCACCCATCAATGCTAATCAAGCAAAAGCCTTTGATCTTTTGGCACGGTATTATGTTTCGAAGCGGCAGCATATGCTTGCAGCTCACATATTGCTTAGACTGGCCGAAAGACGTTCAACTGATACAAGAGATGTTCCTACTCTTGAACAAAG GCGCCAATACTTAAGCAATGCCGTTCTGCAGGCTAAGAATGCAAGCGACAGTGGTGATTTGGCAGGTTCCACAAAGGGTGCCTTAGACAGTGGATTGCTAGATTTACTTGAAGGGAAGCTTGCAGTGCTTCGATTTcagattaaaataaaagatgaacTGGAGGCTGTAGCTTCCAGGTTAGAATCTTCATCTAGCATGTCTGAGTCTGAACAAAATGGACCAGTCCCTGATAACAATGCAAATCCAGAGTATGCAAAAATTGCACTAGAAAAAGCCAAAGAGCTATCATTGGATTTGAAAAGCATAACGCAACTATATAATGAATATGCAGTTCCTTTTGAACTCTGGGAG ATATGCCTGGAGATGCTCTATTTTGCAAACTATTCTGGTGATGCTGATAGCAGTATTGTAAAAGAAACCTGGGGAAGGCTGATTGATCAAGCTCTTTCAAGGGGTGGGATTGCTGAAGCTTGTTCAGTGCTGAAGAAGGTTGGTTCTCACATGTATCCGGGAGATGGAGCCATTTTACCATTAGACACACTCTGTCTTCACCTTGAGAAGGCTGCACTG GAGAGATTGGAGTCAGGGATTGAAGCTGTTGGAGATGAAGATGTAGCAAGAGCTCTCCTTGCTGCCTGTAAGGGTGCAATTGAACCAGTACTGAATGCATATGATCAGTTGTTATCAAATGGAGCTATTTTGCCCTCTCCCAACCTTAGGTTGCGTCTCCTTCGATCAGTGCTACTCATACTCCGAGAATGGGCCATGTCTATATTAGCACAGAGGATGGGTACTACTACAAGTGGAGCTTCTTTAATATTAGGCGGAACACTGTCACGGCAGCAAACAATGAGCATTAATCAAGGGATTCGGGATAAGATCACAAGTGCATCAAACAG GTACATGACTGAGGTGAGGAGGTTACCCCTTCCTCAAACCAAGACCGAGGCGGTTTACCGAGGATTCCGAGAACTTGAAGAGTCATTGATAAGTTCTTTTTCTTTCGATCGACTCTAA